One part of the Vitis riparia cultivar Riparia Gloire de Montpellier isolate 1030 chromosome 15, EGFV_Vit.rip_1.0, whole genome shotgun sequence genome encodes these proteins:
- the LOC117932197 gene encoding probable glutathione S-transferase, which produces MAEELKLFRTWSSVFALRIVWALKIKGVEYETIFEDLSNKSPSLLQYNPVHKKVPVLVHNGKPIAESLVILEYIDETWRETPLLPEDPYERAMARFWAKFGDDKVLTSIFWGVFLKEGKEQEEAMVEAMEHLQFLEDELKGKTFFGGERIGFVDLALGWLANMISIFEEVAGLKMVDEDKFPLLAAWMQEFADSPIIKDNWPPRDKLIAKFQALRDAKLAAAASK; this is translated from the exons ATGGCAGAAGAATTGAAACTTTTCAGAACATGGTCAAGTGTTTTTGCTCTGAGGATTGTTTGGGCTCTCAAAATCAAAGGCGTGGAGTATGAAACCATATTTGAAGATCTCTCCAACAAGAGCCCTTCACTTCTCCAGTATAATCCTGTCCACAAAAAGGTTCCAGTTCTTGTACACAATGGAAAACCCATCGCTGAATCGCTTGTCATTCTTGAATACATCGATGAGACATGGAGGGAAACTCCCTTGTTGCCTGAAGACCCTTACGAGAGAGCCATGGCTCGCTTCTGGGCCAAATTTGGTGACGATAAG GTTTTGACATCAATATTTTGGGGTGTCTTCCTCAAGGAAGGGAAAGAGCAGGAGGAAGCTATGGTTGAAGCCATGGAGCATCTCCAGTTCTTGGAAGACGAGCTGAAGGGGAAGACGTTCTTTGGGGGAGAGAGGATCGGGTTTGTTGATCTTGCCTTGGGATGGCTTGCTAACATGATCAGCATATTTGAAGAGGTAGCTGGCCTGAAAATGGTGGATGAGGATAAGTTTCCATTGCTGGCGGCGTGGATGCAAGAGTTTGCAGATTCTCCCATAATCAAAGACAACTGGCCACCTCGAGACAAGCTGATTGCCAAGTTCCAGGCCCTTCGTGATGCCAAACTTGCAGCAGCAGCATCTAAATGA
- the LOC117932196 gene encoding probable glutathione S-transferase — MAEELKLFRTWSSFFALRIVWALKIKGVEYETIFEDLSNKSPSLLQYNPVHKKVPVLVHNGKPIAESLVILEYIDETWRETPLLPEDPYERAMARFWAKFGDDKVLTSIFWGVFLKEGKEQEEAMVEAMEHLQFLEDELKGKRFFGGERIGFVDLALGWLANRISIFEEVAGLKMVDEDKFPLLAAWMQEFADSPIIKDNWPPRDKMIAKFQALRDAKLAAAASK; from the exons ATGGCAGAAGAATTGAAACTTTTCAGAACATGGTCAAGTTTTTTTGCTCTGAGGATTGTTTGGGCTCTCAAAATCAAAGGCGTGGAGTATGAAACCATATTTGAAGATCTCTCCAACAAGAGCCCTTCACTTCTCCAGTATAATCCTGTCCACAAAAAGGTTCCAGTTCTTGTACACAATGGAAAACCCATCGCTGAATCGCTTGTCATTCTTGAATACATCGATGAGACATGGAGGGAAACTCCCTTGTTGCCTGAAGACCCTTACGAGAGAGCCATGGCTCGCTTCTGGGCCAAATTTGGTGACGATAAG GTTTTGACATCAATATTTTGGGGTGTCTTCCTCAAGGAAGGGAAAGAGCAGGAGGAAGCTATGGTTGAAGCCATGGAGCATCTCCAGTTCTTGGAAGACGAGCTGAAGGGGAAGAGGTTCTTTGGGGGAGAGAGGATCGGGTTTGTTGATCTTGCCTTGGGATGGCTTGCTAACAGGATCAGCATATTTGAAGAGGTAGCTGGCCTGAAAATGGTGGATGAGGATAAGTTTCCATTGCTGGCGGCGTGGATGCAAGAGTTTGCAGATTCTCCCATAATCAAAGACAACTGGCCACCTCGAGACAAGATGATTGCCAAGTTCCAGGCCCTTCGTGATGCCAAACTTGCAGCAGCAGCATCTAAATGA